One genomic window of Desulfobulbaceae bacterium DB1 includes the following:
- a CDS encoding pyruvate kinase: MHILLLEDSPVISTLLTAQLATMGHTVEAVENGQQGFHKATFRHYDLVISDVVMPKWDGFKFMEAMLVIAPQCPIIVISSSLEEKMVRGRLSNFANVIGFLPKPVKPAKLEELLDRVKIHSNEKVRKLARIVCTLGPASESPDTLGRMVLAGMDIARLNFSHGTHEEHERRLLAVRAAEEEWSRPIAVLMDLCGPKIRTGPMENGAVKLASGSTVIIQAEAVQGTAQRFSTIVPEILDDLRTGDPILLDDGLIELAVEKEGKSEVVCRVVVGGMLKSSKGINLPATPLSLPSVTEKDKRDLSWGMEHSVDFVALSFVRSAREILEVKELISRGKRQIRVVAKIEKPEAVENIGEIIAVSDAIMIARGDLGVELPASRVPRIQREIIKRCWQANIPVITATQMLDSMTMNHRPTRAEVTDVSVAVRDGTDAVMLSGETAVGVDPVNVVRTMASIVNEEERYTEPVEEQCELLRAHKGFNPALVAAASLGDASVIMVLDLKGEIYRHLSKWNRSKPTLLVTNSVHVARHSCIYKNISPIIIRENLSRDQTVMRAQEEAMQKGFLAKGDVLAVVEGARQTQGGIPQTGAFQLIQVE; the protein is encoded by the coding sequence ATGCACATATTACTTCTGGAAGACTCTCCGGTCATCAGCACCTTGCTGACGGCCCAACTCGCCACGATGGGACACACGGTGGAGGCGGTTGAAAACGGCCAGCAGGGATTTCACAAGGCAACGTTCCGCCATTACGATCTGGTTATTTCCGATGTCGTCATGCCGAAATGGGACGGCTTCAAATTCATGGAGGCAATGCTGGTTATCGCCCCCCAATGTCCGATCATTGTCATTTCTTCCAGCCTTGAAGAAAAGATGGTACGGGGAAGGCTGAGCAATTTTGCCAATGTAATCGGCTTTCTCCCCAAGCCGGTTAAGCCCGCCAAACTCGAAGAGCTTCTCGACAGGGTGAAAATTCACTCAAATGAAAAGGTGCGCAAGCTGGCCCGCATCGTCTGCACCCTGGGTCCGGCGTCCGAGTCGCCCGACACACTGGGCAGAATGGTACTGGCCGGCATGGACATTGCCCGCCTCAACTTCTCCCACGGCACCCATGAGGAGCATGAACGACGGTTGCTTGCGGTGCGCGCCGCGGAAGAAGAATGGTCGCGCCCCATTGCCGTTCTCATGGATCTGTGCGGCCCGAAAATAAGGACCGGTCCCATGGAAAACGGCGCTGTCAAACTGGCAAGCGGATCAACGGTGATTATCCAGGCAGAAGCCGTCCAAGGAACTGCGCAGCGGTTTTCCACCATTGTTCCGGAGATTCTTGATGATCTTCGAACCGGTGATCCGATATTGCTCGATGACGGACTCATCGAGCTTGCGGTTGAAAAGGAAGGAAAAAGCGAGGTTGTCTGCCGGGTGGTTGTCGGCGGTATGCTGAAATCAAGCAAAGGAATCAACCTGCCCGCCACCCCCCTGTCTTTGCCCAGCGTCACGGAAAAAGACAAACGGGATCTTTCCTGGGGCATGGAACACTCCGTTGATTTTGTCGCCCTTTCCTTTGTCCGTTCCGCCCGGGAGATCCTCGAAGTAAAAGAGCTGATCAGCCGGGGCAAACGACAGATCCGAGTGGTTGCCAAGATCGAAAAGCCCGAAGCGGTGGAAAACATCGGGGAGATTATCGCGGTCAGCGATGCCATCATGATTGCCAGGGGAGACCTCGGCGTCGAGCTGCCCGCCTCACGGGTTCCCAGAATCCAGCGAGAGATCATCAAACGCTGCTGGCAGGCCAATATCCCGGTGATCACCGCAACCCAGATGCTTGACAGCATGACCATGAATCACCGTCCCACCCGGGCGGAAGTGACCGATGTCAGTGTCGCCGTGCGGGATGGGACCGATGCGGTGATGCTGTCCGGGGAAACAGCCGTTGGCGTCGATCCGGTAAACGTGGTGCGCACCATGGCGTCGATCGTCAACGAAGAGGAGCGGTATACGGAACCTGTCGAGGAACAGTGTGAACTGCTGCGCGCTCACAAGGGATTCAATCCCGCCCTGGTGGCGGCGGCAAGCCTCGGGGACGCTTCGGTTATCATGGTGCTTGACCTGAAAGGAGAAATCTACCGCCATTTGTCCAAATGGAACCGTTCAAAGCCCACCCTGCTGGTGACGAATTCGGTCCATGTGGCGCGTCACTCCTGCATCTACAAAAACATCTCGCCGATCATTATCAGGGAAAACCTCAGCCGGGACCAAACCGTCATGCGGGCCCAGGAGGAAGCAATGCAAAAGGGATTTCTGGCAAAGGGCGACGTGCTGGCGGTAGTGGAAGGGGCGCGGCAGACCCAGGGCGGCATCCCCCAGACCGGGGCCTTCCAGCTTATCCAGGTGGAATAG
- a CDS encoding prephenate dehydratase, with translation MKRKSTIAIIGPRGSHAWLAARSFSPDSEIAGYSHVNPAVEDFTTKKTDFLLLPVYNSRIGGIVRSFQIMEKLTDSYWVDNIVLPIHLSLGSLNSEQELKVLLGTKMVLRQCEDHFARVYPDISLLSVTDLEKAIAEIKEKNITDRGVIEAEKLLLDQGLVIREREIVSHNKTRFALLGHKPAARTGYDATSLITVPLKDRVGMLYDTLGEFTRRGINILDMRAESDARTQKLQIYIEAEGHRDDTPVAAALESIEKQVIQESDSIKILGSYPRVDMRVKRIKTFGFIGTGDMSKWFADKLEHEGYKTLLTGRSTPLQPEQMIVDADVVLICVPISNTPETIEKYGPFLRDGQALILLAGEAEKTLNTALAHTSQGVELMLVHNLWGPAAATMKDKNASVVRTSRSGALCSEFEAFLYKHGAAICHDTPNSHDLLMGVGQKLPTTISVALARALADNSINTADIAAHSTLTSLYGILSMARVHNQNPRTYAEIMSTSGDGRKIVKSFAENILTLIEMSEKKQIKELCDFIEQNKKYLTEEFLRSSMKQSLAVDDTLGKMIKS, from the coding sequence ATGAAAAGAAAAAGTACCATAGCAATTATCGGCCCCCGCGGTTCCCATGCCTGGCTGGCGGCCCGTTCATTTTCTCCTGACAGTGAAATCGCCGGCTACTCCCATGTTAATCCGGCGGTTGAAGACTTCACAACGAAAAAGACCGATTTTCTGCTGCTGCCCGTCTACAACAGCAGAATCGGCGGTATCGTCCGCTCTTTTCAGATCATGGAAAAGCTGACCGACAGCTACTGGGTCGACAACATTGTTCTGCCCATCCATCTTTCCCTCGGCTCGTTGAACAGCGAACAGGAGCTGAAAGTATTGCTCGGCACCAAAATGGTTCTGCGCCAGTGCGAAGACCATTTTGCCAGAGTCTACCCGGACATCTCCCTGCTCAGCGTGACAGACCTGGAAAAGGCCATCGCCGAAATCAAAGAGAAAAACATCACCGACCGGGGGGTCATTGAGGCGGAAAAACTGCTTCTCGACCAGGGGCTTGTCATCAGGGAACGGGAAATCGTCTCCCACAACAAAACCCGTTTCGCCTTGCTGGGCCACAAACCAGCGGCCCGTACCGGCTATGATGCCACCTCGCTCATCACCGTTCCCCTGAAAGACAGGGTCGGCATGCTCTATGACACCTTAGGCGAATTCACCCGACGCGGCATCAATATTCTCGATATGCGGGCGGAATCCGACGCCCGCACCCAGAAACTGCAGATTTACATCGAAGCGGAGGGGCACCGGGACGACACCCCGGTTGCCGCCGCCCTGGAAAGCATTGAAAAGCAGGTCATCCAGGAAAGCGACTCCATCAAGATTCTTGGCAGCTATCCCCGGGTCGACATGCGAGTGAAGCGCATCAAAACCTTCGGCTTCATCGGTACCGGCGACATGAGCAAATGGTTTGCCGACAAGCTGGAGCATGAAGGTTACAAAACACTGCTCACCGGCCGCTCGACCCCGCTGCAGCCGGAACAGATGATTGTTGACGCGGATGTGGTCCTGATCTGTGTGCCGATAAGCAACACTCCGGAAACAATAGAAAAATACGGCCCATTCCTGCGAGACGGCCAGGCGCTTATCCTGCTGGCCGGCGAGGCGGAAAAGACGTTGAACACAGCCCTGGCCCATACCAGCCAAGGGGTTGAACTGATGCTGGTTCATAACCTGTGGGGACCCGCCGCCGCAACCATGAAGGACAAGAACGCCTCGGTGGTGCGCACCTCCCGCAGCGGCGCCTTGTGCAGCGAATTTGAGGCCTTTTTATATAAACACGGGGCCGCCATCTGCCATGACACACCGAACAGCCATGACCTCTTGATGGGGGTCGGACAGAAGCTGCCCACCACCATCTCGGTGGCTCTGGCCAGGGCGCTTGCGGACAACAGCATCAACACCGCCGACATCGCCGCCCATTCAACCCTCACCTCGCTGTATGGCATCCTTTCCATGGCCAGGGTGCATAACCAGAACCCCCGAACCTACGCGGAAATCATGTCCACCAGCGGTGACGGCAGAAAAATCGTCAAAAGTTTTGCCGAAAACATCCTCACGCTGATTGAAATGTCGGAAAAAAAACAAATCAAAGAGCTCTGCGATTTCATCGAGCAAAACAAAAAATACCTTACGGAAGAATTCCTCCGCTCCTCCATGAAACAGTCGTTGGCGGTGGATGACACCTTGGGCAAGATGATCAAATCATGA
- a CDS encoding elongation factor P, with protein sequence MYTASDLRKGLKVEIDGEPYIVTDFQFSKPGKGQALYRTRLKNMVTGNAFEKTFRSNDKFQKAPLEERTMQYLYSQGDEFHFMDNKSYEQLAITREQLGDSINFMIDNMDVDILLFKERPIGVTLPNFVNLKVVRADPWAKGDTSGTDTKPVTVETGYTLQVPPFVEEGDVLQIDTRTGEYITRVKD encoded by the coding sequence ATGTATACCGCATCTGATTTACGCAAGGGCCTGAAGGTTGAAATAGACGGTGAACCTTATATCGTCACGGATTTTCAGTTTTCCAAGCCCGGCAAGGGCCAGGCCCTGTATCGCACCCGCCTGAAAAACATGGTCACCGGCAATGCCTTTGAAAAAACCTTCCGTTCCAATGACAAGTTTCAGAAGGCGCCGCTGGAGGAGCGCACCATGCAGTATCTCTATTCCCAGGGTGATGAGTTTCACTTTATGGATAACAAGAGCTATGAACAGCTGGCCATCACCAGGGAGCAGCTGGGAGACAGCATCAATTTCATGATTGACAACATGGACGTCGACATTCTCCTGTTTAAGGAGCGACCCATCGGCGTCACGTTGCCGAACTTCGTCAATCTCAAGGTGGTGCGGGCCGACCCTTGGGCCAAGGGGGACACCAGCGGCACCGACACGAAGCCCGTTACCGTGGAAACGGGCTATACTCTGCAGGTTCCTCCCTTTGTTGAAGAAGGCGATGTGCTGCAGATCGATACCCGCACCGGGGAGTATATCACCAGGGTCAAGGACTAA
- a CDS encoding IS630 family transposase: MEDVLEVYHFPYDPEYPVVCMDESSKQLIGEVREPIPGKPGQTRCIDDEYVRNGVAEIFMEVEPLTGRRHVAVTERRTRKDWAAQIKQMLDERYPHACKVRLVMDNLNTHNIASLYEAFEPQEARRLAERLEIHYTPKHGSWLNMAEIELSVLKGQCLDRRIPEMAVMQAHVAAWEKARNNSAKKIVWQFKTSDARIKLQHLYPKI; encoded by the coding sequence ATGGAAGATGTTTTGGAAGTGTACCATTTCCCATATGATCCTGAGTATCCAGTGGTTTGTATGGACGAATCTTCCAAACAGCTGATTGGTGAAGTTCGAGAGCCAATACCAGGAAAACCAGGCCAAACGCGGTGCATCGACGATGAATACGTCAGAAATGGCGTGGCAGAAATATTTATGGAAGTTGAACCGCTGACCGGTCGGCGCCATGTAGCGGTCACGGAACGGCGAACCCGTAAAGATTGGGCGGCACAGATCAAGCAAATGCTGGATGAGCGTTATCCTCATGCTTGCAAGGTTCGTCTGGTTATGGACAATTTGAACACGCATAATATCGCCTCACTCTATGAAGCCTTCGAACCCCAAGAGGCGAGGCGGTTGGCGGAAAGACTCGAAATTCATTACACACCCAAGCACGGAAGCTGGCTCAACATGGCGGAAATCGAACTCAGTGTTCTCAAGGGACAGTGTCTTGATCGCCGGATACCAGAAATGGCGGTCATGCAGGCCCATGTTGCTGCCTGGGAAAAAGCGAGAAACAATAGCGCGAAGAAAATTGTTTGGCAGTTCAAAACATCGGATGCTCGTATAAAGCTCCAACATCTGTATCCGAAAATATAA
- a CDS encoding ZIP family metal transporter encodes MIEFVQQFHPVMQALLATLFTWLMTGAGAALVFVAKRVNAKMLDSMLGFAAGVMIAASFWSLLAPGIEMAENLGNIAWLTAAVGFLGGGIFMRLIDKFLPHLHPGLAMSESEGIKTSWQRSTLLVLAITLHNIPEGMAVGVAFGAAAAGLPSATIGAAIALAIGIGLQNFPEGAAVSLPLRREGMGRWKSFLMGQYSGMVEPVAGVLGAYFVLQMQSILPYALCFAAGAMIFVVVEELIPESQSNHKNIDIVTMATLTGFTVMMVLDVALG; translated from the coding sequence ATGATTGAGTTTGTGCAGCAGTTTCATCCCGTCATGCAGGCGCTGCTGGCGACGCTTTTCACCTGGCTGATGACCGGGGCGGGGGCGGCCCTTGTTTTTGTTGCCAAAAGGGTCAACGCCAAAATGCTGGATTCCATGCTTGGTTTTGCCGCCGGGGTTATGATCGCCGCAAGTTTCTGGTCCCTGCTGGCACCCGGCATCGAAATGGCGGAGAATCTGGGCAACATTGCCTGGCTGACCGCAGCTGTCGGGTTTCTCGGCGGCGGCATTTTCATGCGGCTTATCGACAAGTTCCTCCCCCATCTCCATCCCGGCCTTGCCATGTCGGAAAGTGAAGGCATCAAAACCTCCTGGCAGCGCAGCACCCTGCTGGTGCTGGCCATCACCCTGCACAATATCCCCGAGGGCATGGCAGTGGGCGTTGCATTCGGGGCCGCGGCCGCGGGGCTTCCCTCCGCCACCATCGGCGCGGCCATTGCCCTTGCCATCGGTATCGGCCTGCAGAATTTCCCAGAGGGCGCGGCGGTTTCACTTCCTTTGCGACGGGAGGGGATGGGCCGCTGGAAGAGCTTTCTCATGGGGCAGTATTCCGGCATGGTGGAGCCGGTGGCCGGTGTGCTGGGCGCCTATTTTGTCCTGCAGATGCAGTCCATCCTGCCCTATGCCCTTTGTTTTGCCGCCGGTGCCATGATTTTTGTCGTGGTGGAAGAACTGATCCCCGAATCACAAAGCAATCACAAGAATATTGATATCGTCACCATGGCCACCCTGACCGGCTTCACGGTCATGATGGTGCTTGATGTGGCGCTGGGGTAA
- a CDS encoding EF-P lysine aminoacylase GenX has product MRYLAARAAILRAVRAFFVEQGYLEVETPVRLPAIIPERYIEPEESSGWFLQTSPELCMKRLLAAGHGKIFQICKCFRRSERGSLHLPEFTMLEWYRAGGDYRDLMAECAAMLCFVAAHLDFPLPPSTRLLVNERDWEHLTVARAFALHAPVSLEEALRRDIFDEILVQYIEPHLGREKPTFLHDYPAQLGALACLKKDDPSLAERFELYIHGIELANGFSELTDAVEQQQRFVKEQALIVLQGRHPGPMPEKFLADLPAIESAAGIALGVDRLVMLLCGATSIDEVVCFSPETL; this is encoded by the coding sequence GTGCGCTATCTCGCTGCAAGGGCCGCAATCCTGCGGGCCGTCCGTGCTTTTTTTGTCGAACAGGGGTATCTCGAAGTGGAGACCCCTGTTCGACTTCCCGCAATTATTCCTGAACGTTACATCGAACCTGAAGAGTCATCCGGCTGGTTTCTCCAGACGTCGCCCGAACTCTGCATGAAGCGGCTGCTTGCCGCCGGCCACGGAAAGATTTTCCAGATCTGTAAATGTTTTCGCCGCAGCGAACGCGGCAGCCTGCATCTGCCGGAATTCACCATGCTCGAATGGTACCGCGCAGGCGGTGATTACCGTGATCTGATGGCCGAATGCGCCGCCATGCTTTGTTTTGTTGCCGCTCATCTTGATTTCCCCCTGCCGCCGTCGACTCGTTTGCTCGTCAACGAAAGGGATTGGGAGCATCTGACCGTTGCCCGGGCTTTTGCTCTCCATGCGCCCGTTTCCCTGGAGGAAGCCCTGCGCCGCGATATTTTCGACGAGATTCTGGTCCAGTACATCGAACCTCATCTCGGCAGGGAAAAACCGACCTTTCTCCATGATTATCCGGCCCAACTGGGGGCCCTTGCCTGCCTGAAAAAAGACGACCCATCTCTGGCTGAACGTTTTGAATTGTATATTCATGGTATTGAACTGGCCAACGGCTTTTCCGAGTTGACCGACGCCGTCGAACAGCAGCAGCGCTTTGTCAAGGAGCAAGCTCTTATTGTTCTGCAAGGGCGTCATCCGGGACCGATGCCGGAGAAGTTTCTTGCCGATCTGCCGGCGATTGAATCGGCAGCGGGCATCGCCTTGGGCGTTGACCGCCTGGTCATGCTGCTGTGCGGTGCGACAAGCATTGATGAAGTTGTTTGTTTTTCGCCGGAAACCCTTTAG
- a CDS encoding IS630 family transposase, which yields MSPRYRVTLTKEERSELEALTKRGRIEARRFRHARALLLCDAGPEGLAWKVADVADALGVTSRSIEHLKKRFVEEGLEAALERKPSEKPPREVIFDGAFEARLIALACSEAPEGRQRWTVRLLAEKAVELGFADKVSHMTVQRALKKMNFNLTARNTGKSRRKVTQPL from the coding sequence ATGTCACCGAGATACAGAGTTACTTTGACCAAAGAGGAACGCAGCGAGCTTGAGGCATTGACGAAAAGGGGGAGAATCGAGGCCAGGCGATTCAGACACGCCCGTGCTTTGCTTCTATGTGACGCCGGTCCAGAAGGTTTGGCATGGAAAGTCGCTGATGTAGCTGATGCCCTGGGGGTAACCAGCCGCTCAATTGAACACCTGAAGAAGCGCTTTGTCGAAGAAGGACTCGAGGCTGCTTTGGAGCGCAAGCCAAGCGAGAAGCCGCCAAGAGAGGTTATCTTTGACGGGGCATTTGAGGCACGATTGATTGCGTTGGCGTGTTCCGAAGCACCGGAAGGACGCCAGCGATGGACAGTCAGGCTACTTGCGGAAAAAGCAGTTGAATTGGGTTTTGCTGATAAGGTTTCGCACATGACAGTGCAGCGGGCATTAAAAAAAATGAACTTCAACCTCACCGCAAGAAATACTGGAAAATCCCGCCGAAAGGTAACGCAGCCTTTGTAG
- a CDS encoding methylenetetrahydrofolate--tRNA-(uracil(54)-C(5))-methyltransferase (FADH(2)-oxidizing) TrmFO has protein sequence MSDQVLTIIGGGLAGCEAAWQAAKRGCRVMLYDMKPQRFSPAHSSPDLAELVCSNSFRSNDPFSAVGLLKEEMRGFDSLVMAAAAETRVPAGRALAVDRARFASFITEKLASQPAIAVCREEITELPPASTTGNLTILATGPLTSDSLARSLQEITGNHLSFYDAIAPIVVADSLDRTVIYQASRYDEGPGDYLNCPFDKDQYRTFIAALAEADKVELKPFEEKKYFEGCLPIEVMLERGDDTLRFGPMKPVGLPDPRTGRDPYAVVQLRKENLEASHYNMVGFQTKLTYPEQKRVFRLIPGMENAEFERLGSIHRNTFVCAPEVLAPSLQLKKRHDILLAGQITGVEGYVESTAMGLLAGINAARLLSGKEPLQPPADTALGALIHHLTETDSRHFQPSNINFGLFPELPTEGKRKVAKKMRGRLRAERALQSLQSWRENLHEG, from the coding sequence ATGTCTGACCAGGTTTTGACCATTATCGGGGGAGGACTGGCCGGTTGCGAAGCAGCCTGGCAGGCGGCAAAACGCGGCTGCAGGGTCATGCTCTACGACATGAAGCCCCAGCGCTTCAGTCCGGCCCACTCCTCTCCGGATCTTGCAGAACTTGTCTGCAGCAACTCCTTCCGCTCCAATGATCCTTTTTCCGCGGTGGGTTTGCTGAAAGAGGAAATGCGCGGCTTCGACTCCCTGGTCATGGCAGCTGCCGCCGAGACCAGGGTGCCGGCCGGCAGAGCCCTGGCCGTTGATCGCGCCCGCTTTGCGTCCTTTATTACCGAAAAATTGGCTTCGCAACCGGCAATTGCCGTTTGCCGCGAGGAAATCACCGAATTGCCGCCCGCCTCCACCACCGGCAATCTGACCATCCTTGCCACCGGCCCCCTCACTTCGGACTCCCTGGCCCGCTCTCTGCAAGAAATTACCGGCAACCATCTTTCTTTTTATGATGCCATTGCCCCGATCGTCGTTGCCGACTCCCTTGACCGAACCGTCATTTATCAGGCATCACGCTACGATGAGGGTCCGGGCGACTATCTCAACTGTCCCTTTGACAAGGACCAGTACCGAACATTTATTGCCGCCCTGGCCGAGGCGGACAAGGTTGAACTGAAACCCTTTGAGGAAAAAAAATATTTTGAAGGATGTCTCCCCATTGAGGTGATGCTCGAACGGGGCGATGACACCCTGCGTTTCGGCCCCATGAAGCCGGTGGGTCTGCCTGATCCGCGTACCGGCCGTGATCCGTACGCGGTGGTGCAGCTGAGAAAAGAGAATCTCGAGGCCTCCCATTACAACATGGTCGGCTTTCAAACCAAACTCACCTACCCGGAGCAGAAAAGGGTCTTCCGCTTGATTCCCGGCATGGAAAACGCCGAATTTGAACGACTGGGCAGTATCCATCGCAACACCTTTGTCTGCGCCCCCGAGGTGCTTGCGCCTTCCCTGCAGCTGAAAAAACGGCACGACATCCTGCTGGCCGGACAGATAACCGGGGTTGAAGGCTATGTGGAATCAACTGCCATGGGTCTGCTGGCCGGCATCAATGCAGCTCGGCTCCTGAGCGGCAAAGAACCGCTTCAGCCCCCGGCCGACACGGCCCTGGGCGCCCTGATCCATCACCTCACGGAAACAGATTCACGCCATTTCCAGCCATCCAACATCAACTTCGGCCTCTTCCCCGAGCTGCCCACGGAGGGAAAACGCAAGGTTGCAAAAAAAATGCGAGGCCGACTGCGGGCGGAACGCGCCCTGCAAAGCCTGCAAAGCTGGCGGGAAAATCTCCATGAAGGATGA
- a CDS encoding rubrerythrin — translation MSKTKKNLQEAFAGESQANRKYLAFAEKADKEGHSQAAKLFRAAAAAETIHAHAHLRAMKGIGSTEENLQTAIDGETHEFKNMYPAMIKEAEEEGNKAALRSFQYANEVEKEHAALYRKALENLQAAGEAYDYYICKVCGHTHEKEAPEKCPVCGANANAFFKSE, via the coding sequence ATGAGCAAAACCAAAAAAAACCTTCAGGAAGCTTTTGCCGGCGAATCCCAGGCCAACAGAAAATATCTGGCCTTTGCCGAAAAAGCAGACAAGGAAGGGCACAGCCAGGCGGCAAAACTTTTTCGGGCCGCAGCCGCGGCCGAAACGATTCATGCCCATGCCCATCTCCGGGCGATGAAAGGCATCGGCTCCACCGAGGAAAATCTGCAAACGGCGATTGACGGAGAAACTCATGAATTCAAAAACATGTACCCGGCAATGATCAAAGAGGCCGAGGAAGAGGGCAATAAAGCCGCACTCCGCTCCTTTCAGTATGCCAATGAAGTGGAAAAAGAGCATGCCGCCTTGTACCGCAAGGCCTTGGAAAATCTGCAGGCCGCAGGTGAGGCATACGACTACTACATCTGCAAGGTATGCGGTCATACCCACGAAAAAGAGGCGCCGGAGAAATGCCCGGTCTGCGGGGCAAATGCCAACGCATTTTTCAAAAGCGAGTAA
- a CDS encoding adenylate kinase: MKLILLGAPGAGKGTVAKMLTKIDGSVQISTGDILRGAVQAGTELGKEAEGYMKRGDLVPDSLIMGIMEKRLQEPDCRKGFLLDGFPRTIPQAEALKGLLNKLSIKLDKVVAIDVPRNVIFDRLCTRRTCENAACQAIYNVKSNPPKKEGICDKCGAAVIQRADETQEAIAHRLDTYNEKTAPLAGFYEKEGLLTTITGTSSDVVVDGIKKVLGI; encoded by the coding sequence ATGAAACTTATCCTGCTCGGCGCGCCAGGCGCCGGTAAAGGCACTGTGGCAAAAATGCTGACCAAAATCGACGGCTCCGTCCAGATCTCCACCGGCGACATTCTGCGCGGTGCGGTCCAGGCGGGCACCGAACTCGGCAAGGAGGCGGAAGGCTACATGAAACGCGGCGATCTCGTGCCCGACTCCCTGATCATGGGCATCATGGAAAAAAGACTGCAGGAGCCCGACTGCCGGAAAGGCTTTCTGCTTGACGGCTTCCCCCGCACCATTCCCCAGGCCGAGGCATTGAAAGGACTGCTCAACAAACTCTCCATCAAACTGGACAAGGTGGTTGCCATTGACGTGCCCCGCAACGTCATCTTTGATCGCCTCTGCACCCGTCGCACCTGTGAAAATGCCGCATGCCAGGCCATCTACAACGTCAAAAGCAATCCTCCCAAGAAAGAAGGGATCTGCGACAAATGCGGCGCCGCGGTCATTCAGCGGGCTGACGAAACCCAGGAAGCCATTGCCCACCGCCTTGACACCTACAACGAAAAAACCGCGCCCCTGGCAGGTTTTTATGAAAAAGAAGGCCTGCTCACAACCATTACCGGCACCTCCAGCGATGTGGTGGTGGACGGCATCAAGAAAGTGCTGGGCATCTGA
- a CDS encoding antibiotic resistance protein MarC, with protein MIETAVVALATFFATIGPIDVAAMFAVLTGNVAQYERQAMALRGTLIASVILVVFALLGDELLAGFGISLAALRTSGGILLLLIGIEMVFARSSGATTATTEETHEAEGKNDISVFPLATPLIAGPGAIGASILLMANVRGDIILQGIVLLSLLTILLVTYLSLLGATKLMRLLGVTGMRVVSRVFGVLLCALAVQFIFDGIRQSGLLSG; from the coding sequence ATGATCGAAACCGCGGTTGTTGCGCTGGCGACATTTTTTGCGACAATCGGCCCTATTGATGTTGCCGCCATGTTTGCCGTCCTGACAGGGAATGTCGCGCAGTATGAAAGGCAGGCCATGGCCCTCCGGGGCACCTTGATTGCCTCCGTCATTCTCGTTGTTTTTGCCCTGCTGGGGGACGAGCTGCTGGCCGGTTTCGGCATTTCCCTGGCAGCGCTGCGAACATCCGGCGGCATCCTGCTGCTGCTGATCGGCATTGAAATGGTTTTTGCCCGTTCGTCCGGGGCCACCACGGCAACAACCGAGGAAACCCACGAGGCGGAGGGTAAAAATGATATTTCCGTCTTTCCCCTTGCCACCCCGCTGATTGCCGGGCCCGGCGCCATCGGCGCCTCGATTCTGCTGATGGCCAATGTCCGGGGTGACATTATCCTCCAGGGAATCGTCCTGCTTTCCCTGCTGACGATTCTGCTGGTCACCTATCTTTCCCTTCTCGGCGCAACAAAGCTCATGCGGCTGCTTGGCGTCACCGGCATGCGAGTGGTCAGCCGGGTTTTCGGCGTTCTCCTCTGCGCCCTGGCGGTGCAGTTCATCTTTGACGGCATCCGGCAGAGCGGACTGCTTTCAGGTTAA